One window of Candidatus Bathyarchaeia archaeon genomic DNA carries:
- a CDS encoding branched-chain amino acid ABC transporter permease, with the protein MIRAWQNFPLKKYWPATLMIVILLFIPLIGLSAYMVTFLTLYFIFLSMAEMWNFLAGYGGFFSLGQGAFVGLAGYMLGILTDFGCPTYAALIISSSVSAAFAAVVSKPLFRVKGVYFSVGSLALTEMMRIFFTSWRPPWASPVTWGGAGIPIKAAAYITRIEIYYVALILALISILVVKIALNSKIGLNVIAICDDEDAALSCGMPTFRYKLFLLVICAFFTGLAGATFYLYQGYIEPVSGFGVNWTLIPLMATIIGGLRSVEGPIFGAFISTILYLQLVRYLGLSLILQGVIVILFVFLAPKGLRGLFDKLKKGSGG; encoded by the coding sequence TTGATTAGGGCTTGGCAGAACTTTCCTTTAAAGAAATATTGGCCTGCAACACTTATGATTGTCATTTTACTCTTTATACCCTTAATAGGTTTAAGCGCATACATGGTTACTTTCTTAACACTATATTTTATTTTTCTGTCAATGGCGGAAATGTGGAATTTTTTAGCTGGTTATGGGGGTTTCTTCTCGTTAGGTCAGGGCGCATTTGTCGGCTTAGCTGGTTATATGCTTGGGATTCTTACAGACTTTGGTTGCCCAACTTATGCTGCTCTAATAATAAGCAGCAGTGTCTCTGCAGCCTTTGCAGCAGTCGTCTCTAAGCCCCTATTTAGAGTGAAAGGCGTGTATTTCTCCGTAGGCTCTCTCGCTTTAACGGAAATGATGAGGATATTTTTCACCTCATGGAGACCACCATGGGCCTCACCTGTAACATGGGGAGGAGCTGGTATTCCAATAAAAGCAGCAGCATATATTACTAGAATAGAAATATACTATGTTGCGCTTATTTTAGCTCTAATTTCAATTTTAGTCGTAAAGATCGCCTTAAACTCCAAAATTGGATTAAATGTTATAGCTATATGTGATGATGAGGATGCGGCATTAAGTTGTGGAATGCCCACTTTTAGGTACAAGCTCTTCTTACTTGTGATCTGCGCCTTCTTTACTGGGTTAGCTGGAGCAACTTTTTATCTCTACCAAGGTTATATAGAGCCAGTAAGTGGTTTTGGAGTTAACTGGACACTAATTCCATTAATGGCGACAATCATAGGAGGGCTACGAAGCGTCGAGGGCCCGATTTTTGGGGCCTTCATCTCAACTATATTATATTTGCAGCTTGTTCGATACCTTGGCCTATCACTAATTTTACAGGGGGTAATAGTCATTTTATTTGTTTTCTTAGCTCCTAAAGGCCTAAGGGGACTCTTTGATAAATTAAAAAAAGGTTCAGGCGGATGA